The Leptodactylus fuscus isolate aLepFus1 chromosome 1, aLepFus1.hap2, whole genome shotgun sequence nucleotide sequence CTGTATGAGCTAGCCAAGAGGATTGTCTATAAAAGGATGGTAGTCTTATGTTCTGTGTCACAAgtgcaaaacattgttacccttttaccTGTCAGTATAAATTTGGTTCTGTTGTAATTGTGTTGTATATACCAGAAgtattaaggggatatcgtcactccatagagagagaccaccatataggtgtgtggagtcttattaagccatgagtgctccactgcaaaggaacatgggaagaatatgcaaatctgacttccatgatgtaattaggatgccagtgcctcaagtatgcacaccaatagagggcgctcactgagaatgtgcaagtctattttccatgatgtaattaggaagacagagcctcagtcaagcaaacctatagagggcgctccctttaacatcatgctgaccttctcagaggcctttgtttgcaatgatgttgggatttaaccagatacagtcttctcagccaaggacagctgtttcgatgtacttgcatctcgtcagcttgtcGCAgaaaggactgatctggcagaggtgagaggcttagacagggttaaggggatatcgtcactccatagagagagaccaccatataggtgtgtggagtcttattaagccatgagcgctccactgcaaaggaacatgggaagaatatgcaaatctgacttccatgatgtaattcggATGCCagaagtatataataataatgaatccCTGAGATATCTGTAACCCCAAATAGTGCCATCAAACACGACAAcctcctgcaaaaaaacaagcccttgcaCAGCTTTGTTGATGGACAAATAAAGAAGTTGTAGGATCTGTGTATGCGATGATGGAAAAATGCTTAAAATGTCTTACTTATTAACGCCGTCCCTCccgttataaacaacttttcataattaAAAATTACTTGTTAATATACAAAACTTTGTATGAAACtcgtatatcttattaaagaaatacgtTCTCTCCACTTGTCATGTACTTTTTCtacattggactatgaagattGGAGGGGGATTAGATAGGAAATTCTAATatttgctgctgttacactctcCTGTTCCTTGTtcttttaaagtgtaactaaacttttggacaacttttgattttctggcagtatttgtctcattaatacattttgtaatttactttattaaagaggacctttcatgtcctcggacacatgcggttttatatatacgACTAGaaagctttcctgttatgtgccccggggaaaGAACTACCAAGTACCAGATGTCCGGAAGTTTAGCTATGCTTTAACACTACTAGGTTGTAGATAAAAGGCTaagagtgcacagaatgaggcgatAAATTAACCAGTCAGCAGGAGAGATCAGCTTCAGCTACCTCTATGactatagatgtatagatgactTTGTATTGTGGCCTAGCCAGCAGATGAGCGCCAAGGAGAGAGCTGTCAGTCACCAAGTGGGGGCAGAATTGAGTTACCATCAGCAGATAGCGAAGCCCAGAGAGCTAAAGAAACTCCCCTGAAGTCCATTTCTCCTCATTTTCATAAGGATAAAAGGCCGATTTTTTTCAAGAAAGGAACAACAGTCCTGAACAAGGAATTCATTGTAGCTGTGCTGATAGCCCTACAAAGTACTTCTATTAGTTTATATCCCAAATGTGTCatgacagaccccctttaagtTTAGTCAGAGTATTATTGTCCTCATATGCCAGGAATGCAAAATACACATTAGGATTTAACACCCAAACAGACCATTAGCTTCACCCTTTTGTCTTTTGCTTATCAGTTGATCTTCCATTCGAGTTTTTCCACTTGACAGAGTTCCATAAGAACTGATGGAAAAAAACGAAACGTCTCCTATCAGTTTTCTCTCTTGCCTCAGATATGTAAATTTCAGTCTATTTAAAGAGGCCctttctttcaccacctccaacaagtcttgTTCTTAGCATCATCTAATAGACACTGCTctgctgattctagcacagttggaattttttctctagttcccaccattcctgagctatcagtgctgttagttttggtgcctgatatgctgttaaggctctatactgtcaggtgggcggtgtcaggcaggagcaggcaaggggtgtgagtctgagctctgacactggctgcctctgatcagagttctgaatcacgccccctgcctgacactgcccacctgacattacagagcttaaataggcaccaaaactatctgtgtgcttgttgctcaggaacggtgggggctagagaaaaaattccaactgtgctggaatcagtggagcagcgcctattaacagatggtaaGAACTAGAATTGAGGAGGGGGGAGATCTTCTTTCTAGATTTATTTATTCAAAAGATCTTAATGCATTTACTATTGATAATGCTTGTCTTAGCCTTTAGTAACACATTCTCAAGCTCCTATGGCCATAACCATGAATGGTAACTCTTAGCACTTGTTGTACCATGCTCCCACAAATAGAaccaaataatatttttttccccaacgTATTGTAATTTGAGACCCTTTTTATACGTTGACCCCTGTAGTCTTAGCGCGCTTCTCTTGATTAGACCACATTAATACTACATTTATATATCCTATATCAATGTAAGTATATACCTTtatatgacatcacaaagtaatgaatactaataataatattaaaaagtaaattttaaaaaaatttcatgtCATATTCTATCATCAAAAAGTTGAGGACTAGCCATATGATATGTTTGTTcagacatgaaatatatattgtgctttcactttttttttaactgtaatttttattggatTTTTACATAAATTTCCAAACAAACAGAAAGGCAGAGCAAACCAAATGTGCAACCAAAAAAGAAGATGGGGACAAACAGAACACAGGACACCCCATGTACAGGATGGGGTGACGAGGAAGTGGGGGGAGTAGAGACCGTGaagtacagggtggccataatataacctcaggtgtttggagtcgtgtgcaggctgacccaatggacggaattgcctgaaaatttgtatgtgtgctaatcaaggcatggggaaatggacggcatgaaaaaaaaacaaacctaaaaatcaccaccaactgcttcctcgtgacaatgacacccgcatgacatttgcattaatgtttctggccagagtggaagtggataccaattggccatggaatatcctgtggagcgacgaagcgcatttttacctgaatggaacggtcaacacacagaactgtcgcatatgggccaccgaaaacccgcgtgcgctcgagggggttccgctgcattcgcccaaggtaaccgtttggtgtgggttcacctcatcattcatgatcggaccgttctttttcgaagatttgggcccaactggagttgccacctgttccgtcacagcggcgaggtaccggacaatgctggaaacagtggtcgttccccaactccaacagcggcagtgtctgcagacgatcaccttcttgcaggatggagcccctcctcacatcgcaaatcctgtgaagaacgctcttcgtgcacattttcccgataacaggattttgagccgctcattccctacagcgtggccagtgcgctctccggatctcactccttgtgatttctggttgtggggacacttgaaggagcgtgtttatcgggggaatgtcgaaaccctgcctgacctcaaagaccgcatcacgttggaagtgcgcagcatctcaccagagacgttacacgcaagcgtccagcacgttctgcataggatgaccatgctcgccatctcaccatgcatgatggcggccacattgaacagtcatgctagtcagtggtccaaatgggacatccccaagtatcgacagacgggttttgcgccgcgctctcactgtacagcgccacattatcccctggtggggagttttcgtattaaactttttttttttcatgctgtctatttccccatgccttgattaacacacatacaaattttcaggcaattctgtccattgggtcagccggcacacgactccaaacacctgaggttatattatggccaccctggtATGCAGTAAGTGTCCCATGGAGACCTGATGGACTGGAAGGCGTCTGTTGCAGTAAGATGCTCAAGACTGCGCACTCCTTGGAAGATGTACACTATTCCAGTTGAGGGCCACAAGTGTTTTAGCAGCTGCACaaggatacaggaggtctttttACCGAGGTGAGTTAAGTAGGTATCTGAGAGGATCCAATGGGACACCCTGGAGAAGGAGCCCATCATTTAATATCTTAACCTCTGTCCTGAATGCACCAATCAAGAGCCAGTTCCAAAAAATGTGGTATAACGTGCCCTCCCCTGAGAGACATCTCCAACAGGTCGTAGGGCTACTGGGGTTGAGGGTCTATAAAAGGAGCGGAGTGTGGTACCAGAACATCAAAACCTTAAGGAATGTAATATGTGTGAGTGATCTGCCATTTTGCTGGGGAGATCGGCTTACCCCGAGCCGCCATCTACCTGACCATATATTTATGGACGGGGGGAGCACGTCCCTCCAGACAAGAGAGTATACGCTAGATACCTGCGCGGCAAATCCTCTTAAAGAGCGGAGGGAGAGACACTCGCAGGACTTAACTTCTTATTTTTATCaaactttttttattaattttccttCCATTAAGAACCAAAATTATTTGACCTATTTAACCATTCATAAGTAAACACAAGAAAGTAATTTGTTTCCCTTTGTCTCTAATTCATGTCAGTATTTAGTAGACAGTTTATAGCacagatgatatatatatagttcacCTCATATTTCATCATGTTATAATAGAACTTTTTAGTATAAAATAATCATTCATTAAAATGTAACCCCGACACGAGTGTCACGTCCTCTGTATAAGGATTTAGATCTTCGCAAACACATTGAAGCCGAAAGTTGAAGCCTCTGTAACCTACGATATATGTAGAATGAATTTATATGGACTTTCCTCTTCATTGTCGTTCTTTTAATCCAAATATATttcatactagcaggaggacgcggctttgcacgggtatatttcattttttctttgtgtagtggccctgtAAGAATTGCCCagctttgcactggtgtattttgcatgtcgtttgtgtgtgtttgtccataagcgtcatgtgatcatggatatcagtgaaaaacctgcgatcggtttcTATgggtacctggagtaaagctgtgtgtatgtgaccttgtgtaacagtgtcatccacagtgccctgcctctttaaagctgacatacagcagtgaagaaaaatggctgggtcgttatggaaacctggagtaaagctcttgcATGtgatatctaatcctccgacgtgtgatactctgtgctcaggtgtgtatctaatcttctgacgtgtgtatctcagtttggatatcagtgttggatacacctggagtaatgctgtgtacATACGAGAGAGTTGAGACCCTGACTAAAACCTTCCAGGACACCTGacgtatctatgtgccaaatttggtgaagatcggttcaGTTGGTTGGTCCCGCATAGAGGACAAAcagatggacagaaagacaaactcATTTTCATATACATAAaagactagcaggaggacccggtatatttcattttttgtttgtgcccagttttgcactggtgtattttgtatgtcgtttgtgtgtgtccataagcgtcatgtgatcatgtgtatctcagtttggatatcagtgaaaaacctgcaatcagttgctatggatacctggagtaaaactttgtgaatgtgaccttgtgtaactgtgtcatccacagcaccctgcccctttaaaactgacctacagcagtgacaaaaaaatggctgggttgctatggaaacctggagtaaagctctaatgtgtgatggtgtgtgctgagcagtgtatctaatcctccgccgtgtgATACTGCGTTTTAAGctatttatctaatcctctgatatgtgatactgtgtgctgagccatgtatctaatcctccaacgtgtgatactgtgtgctgagccatgtatctaatcctccaacgtgtgatactatgttctgagctgtgtatctaatcctctgatggttGGATATCCGTGTTGGATACCCCTGGAGGAATCCTGTATACATGTGGAGTGACGGTGTGTTTggaagttggaatatgagtgaaagacttacagACTTGTGTTGGCTAaggcaggtcattgttttgggaatactgtatctcaggaacggtatgtctgagagagttgaggcccagtctaaaaccttcccacaCAGCTgatgtatctctgtgccaaatttggtgaagatcagttcagtcgtttggtcgcgcataaagaacagacagaaacttatttttatatataagagATAAATGCTTACACAACTTTTCCttaaagagaaagaaaaagagcaaccatacaaaaaatgtaaaactaaTTAGCTTTATTAGTATCCCAAACTAAAAACACATGGATACACATGACAACCAATAAACATACATGTAAGACATGGGGGGAACAATGAAGTCATAATACCTGCAGACCAAAGTGGTGGGTGGTACAAAGTATAAACATGGTAGGTATAACAGATAGACAGTATGTTATACTTCCTggatgtttatagtctatgggcagtccggaagtggttaaaggggttgtctggtatattttgaaatccctacaataatctaaacaccctcctactttataaataacattattaataaaaaaaaataaaaaaaaagtgtgtatctACTCATACCCCTGGGGCGGTCATGCGGTCTTATGTCTGTCTTTAAACAATGGTTTTCCTCTTGCCGCTCTTCCATAAAAGTCAGATTTGTGGAGTGTACGACttctagttgtcctgtggacagattgtcCCTGTATttaagctgtggatttctgcagtcaccatgggcctcttggctgtttCTCTGACAAGGGCTCTCCTTGTTTTCActgtttaggtggacggccatgtcttggtaggtttgcagttgtagaatactttgtcCATTTTTTGATGATGGATTGATCAGTGCCCCTTGgtatgctcaaagcttgggatatattTATAacttaaccctgctttaaacttctccacaactttgaCCTGTcgggtgagttccttggtcttcatgatgctgtttgttctctagggttctctaacaaaccactaaggccttcacagaacaggtggctTTATATTGAGACTACATTATAAACAGCCAGACAATTGTGTGTACTgggttttatttaggggtattatAGATACTAGGCATTATTTTCTTTCCACTTCACAATGAGCTGCGACTTTTTGATGTTACTGCTATTAATTGCATTGTTTTGTATGATATGAGACTTTACTTTGGCTGTAAGTGTTGAATTCTTAAGTGTTCTGTCTGTTAACCCTTGCTGAATTGCAGATGTGTTTTTAGCCTAGAAGACAAGGGCATGCATTTCTATGTGTACCCCATAATGTGCTTTTTTgtgtttagatatttttttttatctttactgaattcatgttttttttttttattgatttaaaaTTGGAGAAGACATGAAATAAACCTAAAAAATTAAAATCGTACAAAAATAAGATTTTCCCATACTGTGTTAAGGCAGCTCAATGAATTATACTTACCCCAAAAATGTATTCAAGTCTTCTTTGCATATCAAGAACTCCATgtgatatttaaattttttttttttttttttattaaacgtcAACACCCATTTTCCTAACAGGAGCAGTCTACAAGTTTTGAAATAGTGGCACAAAGGTAGGTGACTACAGGAAAGAGAAGAACTTTCCTTTTCCAGTCATTcatgctgtacatacacaacatATTTGCCTAAGATCCCGGCCACAGATTATCCATAAGTAGAATTCTCAATGGTTGAGCCGGAGTGTTTATCTACCAGGTCTTGTCAAACTATATGATGTCTTTGATGcagaacaagatgtgatttcacagtaaaacacttcccacattctaaacatgaatatggcttctctcctgtgtgaattctccgatGTCTAACAAGAGATTGTCTTAAagcaaaacatttgccacattccgaacataaatatggcttctcccctgtgtgaattctccgatGTAAGGCAAGAGATTGTTTCATAGAAAAACACTTGTCGCATTCcgaacatgagaatggcttctcccctgtgtgaattctttgatgtataACCAAAGAATGTTTGAAGGAAAAAAATTTGCCACACTCTGAACAggagaatggcttctcccctgtgtgacttctaAGATGttgaaaaaaatgggatttccggctgaaacatttgccacattctgaacatgaaaatggcttctctcctgtgtgagttgcCAGATGTCTTTCGAGACCTGATTTATAGCTGAACCGTtttccacattctgtacatgaaagTAACTTCTCCCTGGTAGGGTTTAGGTGTCCTTCCCTTCTTTGAGTTTTAGTTTGTGTTACACTCTGTAGTGAATCTGAAAATAACACTTGTGTAAAAGAATCAGATGATAAATTGTTGCTGAGAAGGACGGAAAGTACATCTGAGGTAGTGGCGGGCTCTCCATACGGATATTGGGTCATAAAATCTGGATATATGGGGTATCCCACTGAGCTCCTGATACAGtcatctgccaaaaaaaaaataaatcacgtATTAATACTATAAATGTTTTAAAagctagggcgggttcacaccttcacccgttctctgctttgtgggttttgatcttctgcccgagaagctggacaggagacggaaacccggcagtcagtgtccgccatggcgaaaccgtttttgttttaaccggacacaaagtcctgcatgtccgactttgtgtccggttaaaaaacggttttgctgcagagaggcagaagatgctcacgggcggactaTTTGCATCCGTTTCTTTAATCGGTTAAACTGATGTACAAACCGTGATGTGAATggcttctttattagagatgagcgaacagtaaaatgttcgatatttgatattcgtttcgagtagccccgcaataatcgactactctaatcgaatatcgaatcctattatactctatgggggaaaatgctcgtttcaggggtaggcaacatacgatcaaagcggccattttcttgtagtgtgcatgtgcagtcggctctgcccaggcccgatgcctggcagagtgaattcagagccggaagacgctgcggggacgctgcgcagagaagacttctaaaggtaggagaagaaccagtgttgattggccgactgtatagcattcggccaatcaacgctagttctgcattgaatttttccattcgaatagcaagtggtactcgatcgagtacgagtatttcgaataccgtagtattccatcgaaacctactcgatcgaatactactcgctcatctctattctttatacatactttacattatttCTGTGTAAAACATCCATACGAATTCTAAAGCATGAGCAAAATTCAATTATTACTATGGATGGCCATGTACAATTCCTAACTATCTACTTGCTTGTGTGACATCTCCCTTTTCTGAGGCTGGATAAACCTTATCACTTGTGCTGTTCTAAAAATCTGTTTTTATGTTTTAGGGGTGAGATTGTTGGTGCATGCCTGGTAGAAGTGCGTGATCTGAGCTGCGGAACTGTTTCCTTGATCGCATCACATTAACCAAATACTGGCAGAAGCAACTGTGGTTGAAACTCAAAGCTTGACATGAGGGACAGAAGATCACTTTGCTGAAACATAAAACTGATGGTTAAAGCTTGACGGTTTTCACTGATACTGGTGCCATTAAAGTTGTATTCAGCTCGGTGGCAATTTTAGTTGATTTGTTTGGCTGCAATTTCGCAAAGTGTTCTTCTGTCACTCACGTCAAGCTTTGACTTTCCACAATATCTGCTTTTGTCTTCAAACGTATTGCTGGTCTTTGTATGTGGTGATGTGATGAAGGAAAGACGACACCTCAACAGACCCATAAATTTATCAGCTTGGGTTGCAGATGTCTTTAGTAGGTGCGCGCCCACAATAAGTTCTCTTTTGAACTGACATGGAACGATCCTAAGCAGTAGATCATGATATTCGGCCACCAGACTGCTCTCTTGCAGTGTCACATGTATGTGGTGAATCCCAGTATCTCCATAGCTTCATGTGGCCTCCATCGTTTGCTGGAGAGATATCATTGACATCAGTCACATATGTCACTGGTTCCTTACCAGCAAGCGCTGCGGCTGTGGATTGACTCTCAATGCTCACATGTGGTGCAGGACCTAGGGCATTTTTGTAATGTtataccttccctggcctccacaGAGATTTGTTcgattcctggacaatccctttgagGATTTCTAGTGTTACAAAACACAATTGTCTCTGTGACAAATTCCCTCACGAAACCTTCTGTTGCAGAATCTGCCATGCTCTAATAGACTTATTCTAGTTGTCCATACACATTATCCCTTACAGCCATCGTTCCATTCCCAGGATCATATGCTAACTGTAGTACGTTACCCATTATATTCCGCGATCTATCTGGTTTTGTTTGTCAAATACAGTTGAGTATGTGTCTATAGTAgtcacagttagagatgagcgaatagtaaaatattccatattcgATTTGAAtacaccctcaatattcgactattcaaatatcgaatcccattatagtctatggggaaaaaaatattcatttcagaggaaaccaatattcaactaaggagagtcaccaagtccacaatgacacctcaggaaatgatgccaacacctctggaatgcaactgggacagcaggggaagcatgtctgggggcatctaacacgcccaagtcccagtattaccccactatcacagcctatcaactagacactccaaactcaatagaagctcctatggaaagtggaaaaatacttggaaaccttctttcctctacattactatggacagaaagacaaattttaagctaaagaaacattagcatgcacccctttaaatctcattgcccatgacaaccataggcaagggggaaatcaaacagcacccacccttaactgtcattgtgtgtgtgatatggtgagacctccaaaaattacttttctggctcttgaggtgagcccttccaaattaagttcgaggctcttaagctgagccatacaaaaatttacttttcaggcccttcggagtgagccctcccaaacttagcttcaggcccttggggtgaggagatccttgtaccagcagagtattaggcccttgacatgagttgagccttgtaccagcaaagtattaggcccttgaggtgagttgagccttgtaccagcagagttttaggcccttgaggtgaattgagccttggagTAGCAGACTATTAGTctcttgggatgaattgaaccttttaggagcataatattatgctctttGCACTTTAAATGTCGTTTTTCAACAGtgatgatggaggaagaggatgaactggtgagctggagcacaaacatggaacttcatgttgggttgcttgaccctggtggacatgcaaaacctgggtcaatccagtggctgttcattttgatcagcgtcagccgggtgcgcttatcggtgatgatgccaccgggtgcgctgaagaccctttcagataggacgctggcggcagggcatgacagcacctccaaggcgtaaaacGCCTGttccagccacaggtccaacttcgacacccaatacgtgtagggcgcagagggatcagagaggacaaggctgtggtcggccaagtactcacgcaacatgcgcctatgcttgtccctcctggtgacactagacccctcagtggtggtagtttggcgagggggtgccattaacatgtcccagaccttggagagtgtgcccctgccgggtgtggaccgggtGGCAGTTGTtaacctcttggaggaactctcctctctgccgccagtgagggttgatggaaacatttccatcatattcctcaccagttgcttgtggcaatcatttatgcgattggtcctcccctctaccggaatgaaagacgagatgttattttttttaccaggggtcgaggattgcaaaaatccagtattggttgctctccatgatgtgtacaatgcgtttgtcactgaaaaagcagcccaacatgaaatcagccatgtgtgccagagtgttacttgacatgacttcgctgcccccactggaagggtcactctccatttattcctcttcctcctccccttcaccccatccacactgaagcaatgggacgcactgaacttcgcacacgaggctagcggggaagcagtagacaaccggcgcaaATGTCTCCGATTGGTCccgggaccaatcggaggcattaacccctccggcgccacgggcCATTTTCCCgacagcgcatgggcgccgccattttgccggtgatcgccggcacctggagcaagttccagggccgacgtcacattgccatgacagccgggagcctttacaaggctcccaggcttgtctgcaatctctttcttttgcaggctgctctatgcagcctgcaaaagaaatgatgattttttgcaatgcattagcattgtagtgcattgcattagtgatcagaccccctggggttcaacacccctagggggtctaataaatgcaaaaaaaatttttaaaaaaagtaaaaaaaataattaaataataataataatagtaataaaaaaagtattaaatattcaaatcacccccctttccctagaacacatagaaaagtagttaaatactgtgaagcacatacatgttaggtatcaccgtgtccgaaatcgcccgctctacaaatctataaaaatatttttcctgttcggtaaacgccgtatagggaaaaatagtcaaaagtgccaaaccgccgttttttcactgttttgattctgataaaaaatttgaataaaaagtgatcaaagcaataacatttcccaaaaatggtagaactaaaaagtacacccggtcccgcaaaaaaagacgccctatgcatccccgtacacggacgtataaaaaagttacggctgtcagaatatggcgacttttagaaaaaaaaaattgggaaaacctgatgcggcccagcctcacccagactctacgtCCAGCAGccccggggtaaattgagtttgagacccctgctttaaaCATCATCAACACCGTACCAGTGTGCACGGAAGCGGGCAGACTTGTGCCAGCTGAGGATACTCCAATTGACAGAAAAAGTTGAATCCAGCATCAACCGGACgatttaaaatgtaacttttatttcatatccatTAAAAGGTTTACACAGCAACCATAGAGAGACAAGGTGAATATATGAATGCACagcagctacgcgtttcggaacatcgttccttcctcacaacatgatatgaaataaaagttacattttaaattgCCCGGTTGATGCTGGTTTCACTTCTTCTGTCAATTGGagtatttcacataagtctgccatccatggccacttatggtggagaaactgagggagttgactttgaggaacccttgagttttggagatggtactccatcaaaggtctctgctgctcacacaccctgctcaacatatggtacgtcgagttccagcgtgtggggacatcgcacaacagccggtgttcaggcagatggaggcattgctggagggttttcaggctagcagcggctactttagacttatgaaagtgggtgcacaagcgctgcactttcatcagtagctcaggcacattggggtaggt carries:
- the LOC142189551 gene encoding gastrula zinc finger protein XlCGF66.1-like, which codes for MERDRNKMAESLLNLTLEIIYQLTGEDYTVVKKTSSGRCQAPVYEGYGGTLSPIPGPPPHPLIQKEINGQKILELTNKMLELLTGEVPIRCQDVAVYFSMEEWEYLEGHKDLYKEVMMEDHQPLTSAGKSNKKTTPERCPSPHLPQHGQLQDEDLSNVLATAIKDDPYVSGDEECEEDIPMGNHSVLGQEMGKAPKISFLQVDPVREQLLKASNDCIRSSVGYPIYPDFMTQYPYGEPATTSDVLSVLLSNNLSSDSFTQVLFSDSLQSVTQTKTQRREGHLNPTREKLLSCTECGKRFSYKSGLERHLATHTGEKPFSCSECGKCFSRKSHFFQHLRSHTGEKPFSCSECGKFFSFKHSLVIHQRIHTGEKPFSCSECDKCFSMKQSLALHRRIHTGEKPYLCSECGKCFALRQSLVRHRRIHTGEKPYSCLECGKCFTVKSHLVLHQRHHIV